Proteins encoded within one genomic window of Formosa agariphila KMM 3901:
- a CDS encoding CPBP family intramembrane glutamic endopeptidase: MYITQAYKGLTDWWRYIVGVILAFIGISIFSAPHLIAISMKTLQGDVDLSRMDDTNYILGLFESNLNLIFVMLPFLGGLIFLFIAVKYIHKLSILKLTTTRATIDWKRVFFSFGLWGAISSLFIIIDYTMYPENYLYNFQLNKFLILLVIALVLIPFQTSFEEYMFRGYLMQGIGVVSKTKWLPLILTSVIFGGLHIANPEVEQLGYTIMVYYIGTGLFLGVMTLMDEGMELSLGFHAANNFFTALLVTSDWSALQTYSVFKDISNPGEAGFLEIFLPVFVIFPILLFIFSKKYNWTDWKEKLTGRVVQPIPETLLNEDEKTIN; this comes from the coding sequence ATGTATATAACTCAAGCATATAAAGGATTAACAGATTGGTGGCGATACATTGTAGGTGTTATTTTGGCATTTATTGGAATTTCCATATTTTCAGCACCACATCTTATTGCCATTAGCATGAAAACATTGCAAGGTGACGTGGATTTATCTAGAATGGACGACACCAACTACATACTTGGTTTGTTTGAGTCTAATTTGAATTTAATTTTTGTGATGTTACCCTTTTTAGGAGGGTTAATTTTCTTATTTATTGCCGTTAAGTATATTCATAAGTTATCCATTTTAAAGTTAACCACTACTCGAGCAACTATAGATTGGAAACGGGTATTCTTTTCATTTGGTTTGTGGGGAGCAATATCATCACTATTTATAATAATTGATTACACCATGTATCCAGAAAATTATTTGTATAATTTTCAATTGAATAAATTTTTAATTTTACTTGTTATTGCCTTGGTTTTAATACCGTTTCAGACCAGTTTCGAAGAATATATGTTTCGAGGGTATTTAATGCAAGGAATTGGGGTTGTTTCAAAAACGAAATGGTTACCTTTAATTTTAACTTCTGTGATTTTTGGTGGTTTGCATATTGCGAACCCAGAAGTCGAGCAATTAGGATATACTATAATGGTATATTATATAGGAACAGGACTGTTTTTGGGAGTGATGACATTAATGGATGAAGGGATGGAATTGTCGTTAGGTTTTCATGCCGCGAATAATTTTTTTACGGCCCTATTGGTAACATCAGATTGGAGTGCATTGCAAACGTATTCTGTATTTAAAGATATTTCTAATCCAGGAGAAGCCGGTTTTCTTGAAATTTTTCTTCCTGTGTTTGTCATTTTTCCAATATTACTTTTTATCTTTTCAAAGAAATATAATTGGACAGATTGGAAGGAGAAATTAACAGGTCGTGTTGTTCAGCCAATTCCTGAAA